Proteins co-encoded in one Chaetodon auriga isolate fChaAug3 chromosome 9, fChaAug3.hap1, whole genome shotgun sequence genomic window:
- the nkrf gene encoding NF-kappa-B-repressing factor: protein MAEGTCTGEMPSFDPSPSSEAKKRPTSSDGRDEPMRKMPMSKFGSRPQFVPVHFVSGGSSGGSGADEKENDKERRRSESYSARQRDSEHSSYSSASRVQGSSSLRPAFDRVPSYSSDSWGSHRDRDRDREVFSGSTSGLGYGGRGSTLNFISKTQQDYVTKYEAHISRNSDSYSQPHRYNGYGGGSRSGVWDSGRQGLGFSHQDRPSSSRPFCRVYNSPGRSSPTTSQSSSSSQPLPVSQSTLDEKQRLIANVASALAVAFRDPMFMTGSDSPNYNFMLSRSIQACKTNPEYIYVNLKDIPQADLPKNRKVPTDGYACELRCQGVYLATGYSGSKNGARDRASEQAVKLFLKPVEVRVVQRRYRHSIVNDIVVCQMHSPTPAFLPALRNPEDKPTPSSKGQYEPDRRKHWTEFVVMDNAHDAICILNNSAAFNRMKIDYKFDLLPNTSAWLCSVFLQDELVAQATGTKKSSKHAAAEEAVRKLRMNQAQRQQQQQQQQQQQQQQQQQSQYSRGNNQSDGCGRFGQQVGKKKHLSELVILENSDNAICIINDTAQFNKVTADYKFTVLPDHRWKCEVYLEGQYVAAGIGPKKLVKHIAAEEALATLRQTQAVVKSNLRKEGHSDAISRSQILARSGEEATRQEIKEDNIGNQLLRKMGWKGGGLGRDGEGIAEPIRVKEQFSREGLGMDMDKTGNQLSKRDIEDIIRNYASSDRQDDLRFSTDLTNDERKQIHQISQKYGLRSKSYGQGRQRFLVVSRKVHKDQLIGQLLQEGQVGRYELVKPQASH from the exons ATGGCAGAAGGGACTTGCACTGGCGAAATGCCCTCCTTTGACCCAAGTCCTAGTTCTGAAGCAAAAAAGAGACCTACTTCTTCTGATGGCA GAGACGAACCCATGAGGAAAATGCCTATGTCAAAATTTGGCTCCAGACCTCAATTTGTGCCTGTACACTTTGTCAGTGGTGGAAGCAGTGGAGGAAGTGGCGCTGATGAGAAGGAGAACGATAAGGAGCGCAGGAGAAGTGAGTCTTACAGTGCGAGACAGAGGGACTCCGAACACTCTTCTTACAGCAGCGCCAGCAGAGTGCAGGGCTCCTCCTCCCTGAGGCCTGCTTTTGACAGAGTGCCATCGTACAGTTCTGACTCTTGGGGTTCCCATAGAGATAGAGACCGAGACAGAGAAGTTTTCTCGGGCAGTACAAGTGGTTTGGGTTATGGAGGACGTGGGTCCACTTTAAACTTCATTTCTAAAACACAGCAGGACTATGTAACCAAGTATGAAGCCCACATCTCTCGAAATTCAGATTCCTATTCTCAGCCCCACAGATACAATGGATATGGGGGAGGGAGCAGATCAGGAGTCTGGGATTCAGGACGTCAGGGTTTGGGGTTCAGTCATCAGGACCGGCCGTCATCGAGCAGGCCATTCTGCAGAGTCTATAACAGCCCGGGCAGGAGCAGTCCCACCACTTCTCAGTCAAGCTCTTCATCGCAGCCTCTTCCTGTATCTCAGTCAACATTAGATGAGAAGCAAAGGCTCATTGCCAATGTAGCATCTGCGTTGGCTGTAGCTTTTAGGGACCCTATGTTCATGACTGGAAGTGACTCGCCAAACTATAATTTCATGTTGAGCCGCAGCATTCAAGCCTGCAAGACTAATCCTGAGTATATTTATGTCAACCTGAAGGATATTCCTCAGGCTGACCTGCCGAAGAACAGGAAAGTACCAACAGACGGTTATGCCTGTGAACTGAGATGTCAGGGTGTGTATCTTGCTACCGGATACTCTGGTAGTAAAAATGGAGCGAGGGACCGGGCCTCTGAGCAGGCTGTAAAACTCTTCCTGAAACCAGTCGAGGTTCGTGTGGTGCAGCGCAGATACAGACACTCGATAGTCAATGACATTGTTGTCTGCCAGATGCACAGCCCAACCCCGGCCTTTCTACCTGCACTCCGCAACCCAGAGGATAAACCAACACCCAGCTCTAAGGGGCAGTATGAGCCTGACAGACGGAAGCACTGGACAGAGTTTGTGGTTATGGACAATGCTCATGACGCCATCTGCATACTCAAcaattctgctgcttttaatcGCATGAAGATAGACTATAAGTTCGACCTGCTGCCCAACACCAGTGCTTGGCTGTGTAGTGTTTTCCTGCAAGATGAGCTGGTGGCGCAGGCAACAGGTACTAAAAAGAGCTCAAAgcatgcagcagctgaagaggcagTGCGGAAACTTCGCATGAATCAGGCTCAGcgacaacaacagcagcaacagcagcagcagcaacaacagcagcaacagcaacaatcACAGTACTCCAGAGGGAACAATCAGTCAGATGGTTGTGGACGCTTTGGGCAACAGGTTGGCAAAAAGAAGCATCTGAGCGAGTTGGTTATCCTGGAAAACTCTGATAATGCAATCTGTATCATTAATGACACTGCTCAGTTTAATAAAGTGACTGCTGATTACAAGTTCACAGTTCTGCCTGATCATCGCTGGAAGTGTGAAGTTTACTTGGAAGGACAGTATGTGGCAGCAGGAATAGGACCGAAGAAACTGGTGAAGCACATTGCTGCAGAGGAGGCCTTAGCCACCTTGAGACAGACGCAGGCTGTGGTCAAGTCCAACCTAAGAAAGGAAGGTCACAGCGATGCCATATCCCGATCCCAGATCCTGGCTCGCTCCGGTGAGGAGGCCACAAGGCAGGAGATTAAGGAAGACAACATAGGAAACCAGCTGCTCCGCAAGATGGGCTGGAAAGGAGGTGGTCTGGGCCGAGATGGGGAAGGAATCGCAGAACCAatcagagtgaaggagcagttCTCCAGAGAAGGGTTGGGTATGGACATGGACAAAACTGGGAACCAGCTCAGCAAACGTGATATTGAGGACATCATTCGTAACTATGCCAGTTCAGACCGCCAGGATGATCTTCGCTTCTCCACTGACCTCACCAATGACGAACGCAAGCAGATCCACCAGATATCTCAGAAATATGGCCTACGAAGCAAGTCGTACGGACAGGGACGGCAACGGTTCCTTGTTGTCAGTCGCAAAGTACACAAAGACCAGCTCATTGGTCAGCTTTTACAGGAAGGACAGGTGGGACGATATGAGCTCGTGAAACCTCAGGCCTCTCACTAA
- the LOC143325658 gene encoding ubiquitin-conjugating enzyme E2 A, whose amino-acid sequence MSTPARRRLMRDFKRLQEDPPAGVSGAPSENNIMVWNAVIFGPEGTPFEDGTFKLTIEFTEEYPNKPPTVRFVSKMFHPNVYADGSICLDILQNRWSPTYDVSSILTSIQSLLDEPNPNSPANSQAAQLYQENKREYEKRVSAIVEQSWRDC is encoded by the exons ATGTCAACTCCAGCAAGACGACGTTTAATGAGAGATTTTAAACG ACTGCAAGAGGATCCTCCAGCCGGAGTTAGTGGGGCCCCATCAGAGAACAATATCATGGTATGGAATGCTGTCATTTTTGG CCCAGAGGGAACACCTTTTGAAGATG GAACCTTCAAACTAACCATTGAATTCACAGAGGAATATCCAAATAAACCTCCAACAGTGCGAtttgtctccaaaatgtttCATCCAAATG TGTATGCAGATGGCAGCATATGCTTAGATATACTTCAGAATCGTTGGAGTCCAACCTATGATGTGTCTTCAATCTTAACTTCAATACAG tCTTTACTGGATGAGCCAAACCCAAACAGTCCAGCCAACAGCCAAGCAGCCCAGCTGTACCAGGAAAACAAGCGGGAGTATGAGAAGAGGGTTTCTGCTATTGTTGAACAGAGTTGGCGTGACTGTTGA